A portion of the Vespa velutina chromosome 5, iVesVel2.1, whole genome shotgun sequence genome contains these proteins:
- the LOC124949050 gene encoding transient receptor potential cation channel trpm isoform X3, producing the protein MAIGNIICGANTPKVKRKKAKATERSWIEATFQKRECSKFIPSAKDEHRCCCGYSYTYHCGTGADVPSYANSGSIEKEREQWSPGKNTNPYPTDAYGTIEFQGGPHPTKAQYVRLAHDTRPEPIVQLLCREWNLGLPKLLITVHGGRPNFELQPSLKKVLRKGLLKAAKTTGAWIFTGGTNTGVTRQVGDALLLERSQRQGRVVSIGIAPWGVLDKNHELIGRGEEVPYDCLSSPWTKYTVLNNRHAYFLLVDNGTEGRYGAEIVLRRKLEKYISNLKLQPYTHSSIPVVALVIEGGTNTIRSVLEYVTDVPPVPVVVCDGSGRAADLIAFMHKYASEGDGETGDGEGPLESMREHLLETIKRTFKVSVEQTNQLYSELLQCTRKKHLITVFRITQDRPQELDQTILTALFKSKQLSPAEQLSLSLIWNRVDIARSEIFVYGQKWPPGALEQAMMQALQHDRIDFVKLLLENGVSMRKFLSIPRLEELYNTKEGPSNTLGYILRDVRPNIPRGYMYTLHDIGLVINKLMGGAYRAQYTRRRFRVIYTKVMKRSGGQQQHMHRNSCVLSSGTRYYSGSGNKSDSLTMSLLAETVPANRDTPLFDYPFNELLIWAVLTKRQQMALLMWQHGEEALAKALVALKLYKAMAHEAAEDDLETEVYDELRGYGKEFENIALELLDYCYRQDDDQTQQLLTSELQNWSGQTCLSLAVTANHRPLLAHPCSQIILADLWMGGLRTRKNTNLKVVLGLLCPVYISRLEFKSREELQLMPQTQEEHLIALEDEKEDSDSEHGTSNGPDVEKRLRRSLSIRNKCSSHQGIKALISSEHSTTVVKETIVQENGKVLADNDEGTHRAYGIRSDYYDNKNSRPLRLKKKLYEFYTAPITKFWANAIAYIVFLLLFSYCILIQMGEHPSLAEIYAISYICTLGCEKVREIATSEPAKLSHKFSVWAWNMWNPCDAAAIIFFQIGLALRLRHSTFDVGRVIYCVDCIYWYLRILNILGVNKYLGPLVTMMGKMVKNMIYFVVLLLVVLMSFGVSRQAILNPNAEPKWRIVRDIFMEPYFMLYGEVYADNIDPDCGNEPGMPECLPGRWITPAVMSVYLLVANILLINLLIAVFNNIFNEVNAVAHQVWMFQRFTVVMEYEQKPVLPPPLIAVCHIYLLVKYLLRHLTRGKRSTGETCDNGLKLFLEADDMERLYDFEEDCVEGYFREQELKLQMSTEERVKITTERVENMHQKIEDIDKKEHTQNASLQAVEFRIRKLEELSEQTLAHLGVIHRFMATHMPNEGFPTFDIDIRQRRVSERSDAFSETDSHTQLPSLILRRKRLLRSQTDATFLNIEQPLEDDALKNSETITSRENLSRNDSSVSIVDPQNVQEDVKTTASQESEVSKDVGEVESTIKKEVSLEREVSSEAPASEPLRQDSTERPIRQNSRTRSESDDVVMIPPPNIQRGVTWAEPRVAVIPSSVTSAGSTQRSILLAMRAEYTSITDELESYCGLLSPPRTPPVSPPLSRNRNVSEINNPEMAWQIENEHLRDAEECDYQQMEDLIQRRYKEDEDESSNPPEDGATANFFAISNEHRQLRRSSAIDEDSRRPPPTISVTREIEQTLSRPPAIRDAESPDPSDKNMSTVPAPASETMC; encoded by the exons ATGGcaattggaaatattatttgcgGTGCAAATACTCCTAAagtcaagagaaaaaaggcaaag gCAACCGAACGCAGTTGGATAGAAGCAACTTttcaaaaaagagaatgttCCAAGTTTATTCCAAGTGCTAAGGATGAACATag ATGTTGTTGTGGTTATTCTTATACATACCATTGTGGGACTGGAGCAGATGTTCCAAGTTATGCCAACAGTGGTTCCATAGAAAAAGAACGTGAGCAATGGTCTCCaggaaaaaatacaaatcctTATCCAACCGATGCATATGGTACTATTGAATTTCAAGGTGGACCACATCCAACTAAAGCACAA TATGTAAGATTAGCTCATGATACTCGGCCAGAACCTATAGTACAATTATTGTGTCGAGAATGGAATTTAGGATTacctaaattattaattactgtTCATGGTGGCCGACCAAATTTTGAATTACAGCCAAGTTTGAAAAAAGTTTTACGTAAAGGTTTATTGAAAGCTGCTAAAACAACTGGAGCTTGGATTTTCACAGGAGGAACAAATACAG GAGTTACACGTCAAGTTGGCGATGCTTTGCTATTAGAACGATCACAACGACAGGGTCGAGTAGTAAGCATAGGTATAGCTCCATGGGGGgtattagataaaaatcacGAATTAATAGGACGTGGTGAAGAGGTACCATATGATTGCCTTTCTTCTccttg gACAAAATACACAGTTCTGAATAACCGACATGCTTACTTTTTATTGGTGGATAATGGTACTGAAGGTCGATATGGAGCAGAAATTGTATTGcgtagaaaattagaaaaatatatatctaatttaaaaCTACAGCCGT atacACACAGTAGCATACCTGTAGTGGCGTTAGTAATTGAAGGAGGAACAAACACGATACGTTCGGTATTAGAATATGTTACAGATGTTCCTCCAGTTCCTGTTGTTGTTTGCGATGGATCAGGACGTGCAGCTGATCTCATCGCTTTTATGCACAA ATATGCTAGTGAAGGAGATGGTGAAACTGGAGATGGTGAAGGACCGTTGGAAAGTATGAGAGAACATCTTCTGGAAACCATTAAACGCACTTTTAAAGTTTCTGTTGAACAAACAAATCAATTGTATTCTGAATTGCTCCAATGTACCCGTAAGAAACATCTG ataACCGTATTCAGGATAACGCAAGATCGACCACAAGAATTGGATCAAACAATATTAACAGCTTTATTTAAATCCAAACAATTATCTCCAGCCGAACAATTATCATTGTCTTTAATATGGAATAGAGTGGACATAGCTCGTAgtgaaatttttgtatatgGTCAAAAATGGCCACCGGGTGCATTGGAGCAAGCTATGATGCAAGCTTTACAACACGATAGAATCGATTTCGTTAAATTACTTTTGGAAAATGGCGTATCcatgagaaaatttttatctatacctCGTTTGGAAGAACTTTATAACACA AAAGAAGGCCCATCGAATACATTAGGCTATATTCTGCGAGATGTACGGCCTAATATTCCACGTGGGTACATGTATACATTACATGATATTGGATTAGTAATCAACAAACTTATGGGTGGAGCTTATCGTGCACAATATACACGTAGAAGATTTCGTGTGATTTATACCAAAGTAATGAAAAGATCTGGTGGACAGCAACAACATATGCATCGGAATAGTTGTGTTTTAAGTTCTGGTACTCGTTATTATTCAGGATCTGGTAATAAATCAGACAGTTTGACAATGAGTTTGCTCGCCGAAACTGTTCCTGCTAATAGAGATACACCACTTTTTGATTATCCGTTCAATGAATTACTTATTTGGGCAGTATTAACAAAAAGACAACAAATGGCTTTGTTAATGTGGCAACATGGAGAAGAAGCATTGGCCAAAGCACTTGTTGccttgaaattatataaagcaATGGCTCATGAAGCTGCAGAAGATGACCTTGAAACGGAAGTTTACGATGAATTACGTGGTTATGGAAaggaatttgaaaatattg CTTTGGAGTTATTGGATTACTGCTATCGTCAAGACGATGATCAAACACAACAATTATTGACATCCGAACTTCAAAATTGGTCTGGTCAAACTTGTTTATCACTTGCAGTTACTGCTAATCATCGTCCACTTTTAGCGCATCCTTGTAGTCAAATCATTTTAGCAGATTTATGGATGGGTGGTCTTCGTACTCGTAAAAATACTAATTTAAag GTTGTTCTTGGTCTGTTGTGTCCTGTTTATATATCACGGCTGGAATTTAAAAGTAGAGAGGAATTACAATTAATGCCGCAAACACAAGAGGAACATTTGATTGCTcttgaagatgaaaaagaagacagtGATTCAGAACATGGTACATCAAATGGCCCGGATGTTGAG aaacGTCTGCGCAGGAGCCTCAGCATACGCAACAAATGCAGCAGCCATCAAGGCATTAAG GCTTTAATTAGCAGTGAACATTCTACAACAGTTGTAAAAGAAACGATTGTACAAGAAAATGGCAAAGTATTGGCAGATAATGATGAAGGAACACATCGAGCTTATGGCATTCGTTCGGACTATTATGACAACAAAAACAGTAGACCATtaagattgaagaaaaaattgtatgaaTTTTATACAGCACCAATTACAAAATTTTGGGCCAATGCT aTAGCATATATtgtctttttacttttattttcgtattgtATACTTATACAAATGGGCGAACATCCATCGCTAGCAGAAATCTATGCAATTTCTTACATCTGTACATTGGGATGCGAGAAAGTACGCGAAATAGCAACGTCAGAACCGGCAAAGCTCTCACATAAATTTAGCGTTTGGGCCTGGAACATGTGGAATCCTTGCGACGCAGCcgctataatattttttcaaatcggACTTGCTTTGAGATTACGCCATTCAACTTTTGATGTAGGTCGAGTTATATATTGCGTTGATTGTATTTATTGGTATTTAAGAATACTTAATATTCTTGGAGTCAACAAATATTTAG GTCCATTGGTCACAATGATGGGGAAAATGGTAAAAAACATGATATATTTCGTGGTTCTCTTATTAGTTGTTCTCATGAGTTTTGGAGTATCAAGACAAGCTATATTAAATCCTAATGCAGAGCCAAAATGGCGAATAGTCCGTGAT atttttatggAACCTTATTTCATGCTTTACGGAGAAGTGTATGCGGACAATATAGATCCAGATTGTGGAAATGAACCAGGCATGCCGGAATGTCTTCCAGGTCGTTGGATCACACCAGCAGTTATGTCCGTATATCTTTTAGTTGcgaacatattattaataaatttgttaatcgcggttttcaataatatattcaacgaGGTTAATGCCGTTGCACATCAAGTATGGATGTTCCAACGTTTTACGGTTGTGATGGAATATGAACAAAAACCAGTTTTACCTCCGCCTCTTATCGCGGTCTgccatatatatttattagtaaaatatttattgagaCACCTGACGCGAGGTAAAAGGAGTACGGGTGAAACATGCGACAATGGTCTCAAACTATTTCTTGAGGCCGACGATATGGAACGTTTATATGATTTTGAAGAAGATTGCGTTGAGGGATACTTTCGTGAGCAAGAACTCAAATTACAAATGTCTACCGAGGAACGGGTTAAAATTACAACGGAAAGAGTTGAAAATATGCATcagaaaatagaagatattgataaaaaggaaCATACGCAGAATGCTTCGCTTCag GCCGTAGAATTTCGTATTCGCAAATTGGAAGAATTAAGCGAACAAACATTGGCACATCTTGGCGTAATACATCGTTTCATGGCAACTCACATGCCCAACGAAGGATTTCCTACTTTTGATATAGATATTCGTCAACGCAGAGTCTCCGAAAGATCGGATGCTTTTTCAGAGACTGACTCTCATACCCAATTACCTAGTCTAATATTACGACGTAAAAGACTTTTGCGTTCTCAAACAGATGCCACTTTCTTAAACATAGAACAACCATTGGAGGACGATGCCTTGAAGAATTCTGAAACGATAACGTCTCGTGAGAATCTAAGTAGAAACGATTCCTCTGTGAGCATCGTTGATCCTCAGAATGTTCAAGAAGACGTTAAGACTACTGCAAGCCAAGAAAGCGAAGTTAGCAAAGATGTAGGAGAAGTGGaatcgacgataaaaaaagaagtatcatTAGAGAGGGAAGTTAGTAGCGAAGCTCCTGCTTCGGAACCATTGAGACAAGACTCGACCGAACGTCCAATTAGACAAAATAGTAGAACTCGTTCTGAATCCGACGACGTAGTAATGATTCCACCGCCAAATATACAAAGAGGCGTTACATGGGCAGAACCACGCGTTGCAGTGATTCCATCGTCCGTAACTTCGGCCGGTAGTACACAAAGATCTATCCTTTTAGCAATGCGCGCCGAATATACTAGTATTACCGACGAATTAGAAAGTTATTGCGGTCTTCTTAGTCCACCAAGAACCCCACCGGTTTCGCCTCCATTATCAAGGAATAGAAATGTATCGGAAATTAATAATCCTGAGATGGCTTGGCAAATAGAGAATGAACATTTAAGGGATGCCGAGGAATGCGATTATCAACAAATGGAAGATTTAATTCAACGGCGTTACAAAGAGGACGAAGATGAATCCAGTAATCCACCTGAGGACGGTGCTACTGCTAATTTCTTTGCCATATCCAACGAACATCGTCAATTGCGAAGATCTTCTGCGATCGATGAAGACTCTCGTAGACCACCACCTACAATCAGCGTTACCAGAGAGATTGAGCAAACACTTTCACGGCCACCTGCGATAAGAGACGCCGAATCTCCCGATCCTAGCGATAAGAATATGAGTACTGTACCAGCGCCAGCTTCTGAAACTATGTGTTGA
- the LOC124949050 gene encoding transient receptor potential cation channel trpm isoform X6 — MAIGNIICGANTPKVKRKKAKATERSWIEATFQKRECSKFIPSAKDEHRCCCGYSYTYHCGTGADVPSYANSGSIEKEREQWSPGKNTNPYPTDAYGTIEFQGGPHPTKAQYVRLAHDTRPEPIVQLLCREWNLGLPKLLITVHGGRPNFELQPSLKKVLRKGLLKAAKTTGAWIFTGGTNTGVTRQVGDALLLERSQRQGRVVSIGIAPWGVLDKNHELIGRGEEVPYDCLSSPWTKYTVLNNRHAYFLLVDNGTEGRYGAEIVLRRKLEKYISNLKLQPYTHSSIPVVALVIEGGTNTIRSVLEYVTDVPPVPVVVCDGSGRAADLIAFMHKYASEGDGETGDGEGPLESMREHLLETIKRTFKVSVEQTNQLYSELLQCTRKKHLITVFRITQDRPQELDQTILTALFKSKQLSPAEQLSLSLIWNRVDIARSEIFVYGQKWPPGALEQAMMQALQHDRIDFVKLLLENGVSMRKFLSIPRLEELYNTKEGPSNTLGYILRDVRPNIPRGYMYTLHDIGLVINKLMGGAYRAQYTRRRFRVIYTKVMKRSGGQQQHMHRNSCVLSSGTRYYSGSGNKSDSLTMSLLAETVPANRDTPLFDYPFNELLIWAVLTKRQQMALLMWQHGEEALAKALVALKLYKAMAHEAAEDDLETEVYDELRGYGKEFENIALELLDYCYRQDDDQTQQLLTSELQNWSGQTCLSLAVTANHRPLLAHPCSQIILADLWMGGLRTRKNTNLKVVLGLLCPVYISRLEFKSREELQLMPQTQEEHLIALEDEKEDSDSEHGTSNGPDVEALISSEHSTTVVKETIVQENGKVLADNDEGTHRAYGIRSDYYDNKNSRPLRLKKKLYEFYTAPITKFWANAIAYIVFLLLFSYCILIQMGEHPSLAEIYAISYICTLGCEKVREIATSEPAKLSHKFSVWAWNMWNPCDAAAIIFFQIGLALRLRHSTFDVGRVIYCVDCIYWYLRILNILGVNKYLGPLVTMMGKMVKNMIYFVVLLLVVLMSFGVSRQAILNPNAEPKWRIVRDIFMEPYFMLYGEVYADNIDPDCGNEPGMPECLPGRWITPAVMSVYLLVANILLINLLIAVFNNIFNEVNAVAHQVWMFQRFTVVMEYEQKPVLPPPLIAVCHIYLLVKYLLRHLTRGKRSTGETCDNGLKLFLEADDMERLYDFEEDCVEGYFREQELKLQMSTEERVKITTERVENMHQKIEDIDKKEHTQNASLQAVEFRIRKLEELSEQTLAHLGVIHRFMATHMPNEGFPTFDIDIRQRRVSERSDAFSETDSHTQLPSLILRRKRLLRSQTDATFLNIEQPLEDDALKNSETITSRENLSRNDSSVSIVDPQNVQEDVKTTASQESEVSKDVGEVESTIKKEVSLEREVSSEAPASEPLRQDSTERPIRQNSRTRSESDDVVMIPPPNIQRGVTWAEPRVAVIPSSVTSAGSTQRSILLAMRAEYTSITDELESYCGLLSPPRTPPVSPPLSRNRNVSEINNPEMAWQIENEHLRDAEECDYQQMEDLIQRRYKEDEDESSNPPEDGATANFFAISNEHRQLRRSSAIDEDSRRPPPTISVTREIEQTLSRPPAIRDAESPDPSDKNMSTVPAPASETMC, encoded by the exons ATGGcaattggaaatattatttgcgGTGCAAATACTCCTAAagtcaagagaaaaaaggcaaag gCAACCGAACGCAGTTGGATAGAAGCAACTTttcaaaaaagagaatgttCCAAGTTTATTCCAAGTGCTAAGGATGAACATag ATGTTGTTGTGGTTATTCTTATACATACCATTGTGGGACTGGAGCAGATGTTCCAAGTTATGCCAACAGTGGTTCCATAGAAAAAGAACGTGAGCAATGGTCTCCaggaaaaaatacaaatcctTATCCAACCGATGCATATGGTACTATTGAATTTCAAGGTGGACCACATCCAACTAAAGCACAA TATGTAAGATTAGCTCATGATACTCGGCCAGAACCTATAGTACAATTATTGTGTCGAGAATGGAATTTAGGATTacctaaattattaattactgtTCATGGTGGCCGACCAAATTTTGAATTACAGCCAAGTTTGAAAAAAGTTTTACGTAAAGGTTTATTGAAAGCTGCTAAAACAACTGGAGCTTGGATTTTCACAGGAGGAACAAATACAG GAGTTACACGTCAAGTTGGCGATGCTTTGCTATTAGAACGATCACAACGACAGGGTCGAGTAGTAAGCATAGGTATAGCTCCATGGGGGgtattagataaaaatcacGAATTAATAGGACGTGGTGAAGAGGTACCATATGATTGCCTTTCTTCTccttg gACAAAATACACAGTTCTGAATAACCGACATGCTTACTTTTTATTGGTGGATAATGGTACTGAAGGTCGATATGGAGCAGAAATTGTATTGcgtagaaaattagaaaaatatatatctaatttaaaaCTACAGCCGT atacACACAGTAGCATACCTGTAGTGGCGTTAGTAATTGAAGGAGGAACAAACACGATACGTTCGGTATTAGAATATGTTACAGATGTTCCTCCAGTTCCTGTTGTTGTTTGCGATGGATCAGGACGTGCAGCTGATCTCATCGCTTTTATGCACAA ATATGCTAGTGAAGGAGATGGTGAAACTGGAGATGGTGAAGGACCGTTGGAAAGTATGAGAGAACATCTTCTGGAAACCATTAAACGCACTTTTAAAGTTTCTGTTGAACAAACAAATCAATTGTATTCTGAATTGCTCCAATGTACCCGTAAGAAACATCTG ataACCGTATTCAGGATAACGCAAGATCGACCACAAGAATTGGATCAAACAATATTAACAGCTTTATTTAAATCCAAACAATTATCTCCAGCCGAACAATTATCATTGTCTTTAATATGGAATAGAGTGGACATAGCTCGTAgtgaaatttttgtatatgGTCAAAAATGGCCACCGGGTGCATTGGAGCAAGCTATGATGCAAGCTTTACAACACGATAGAATCGATTTCGTTAAATTACTTTTGGAAAATGGCGTATCcatgagaaaatttttatctatacctCGTTTGGAAGAACTTTATAACACA AAAGAAGGCCCATCGAATACATTAGGCTATATTCTGCGAGATGTACGGCCTAATATTCCACGTGGGTACATGTATACATTACATGATATTGGATTAGTAATCAACAAACTTATGGGTGGAGCTTATCGTGCACAATATACACGTAGAAGATTTCGTGTGATTTATACCAAAGTAATGAAAAGATCTGGTGGACAGCAACAACATATGCATCGGAATAGTTGTGTTTTAAGTTCTGGTACTCGTTATTATTCAGGATCTGGTAATAAATCAGACAGTTTGACAATGAGTTTGCTCGCCGAAACTGTTCCTGCTAATAGAGATACACCACTTTTTGATTATCCGTTCAATGAATTACTTATTTGGGCAGTATTAACAAAAAGACAACAAATGGCTTTGTTAATGTGGCAACATGGAGAAGAAGCATTGGCCAAAGCACTTGTTGccttgaaattatataaagcaATGGCTCATGAAGCTGCAGAAGATGACCTTGAAACGGAAGTTTACGATGAATTACGTGGTTATGGAAaggaatttgaaaatattg CTTTGGAGTTATTGGATTACTGCTATCGTCAAGACGATGATCAAACACAACAATTATTGACATCCGAACTTCAAAATTGGTCTGGTCAAACTTGTTTATCACTTGCAGTTACTGCTAATCATCGTCCACTTTTAGCGCATCCTTGTAGTCAAATCATTTTAGCAGATTTATGGATGGGTGGTCTTCGTACTCGTAAAAATACTAATTTAAag GTTGTTCTTGGTCTGTTGTGTCCTGTTTATATATCACGGCTGGAATTTAAAAGTAGAGAGGAATTACAATTAATGCCGCAAACACAAGAGGAACATTTGATTGCTcttgaagatgaaaaagaagacagtGATTCAGAACATGGTACATCAAATGGCCCGGATGTTGAG GCTTTAATTAGCAGTGAACATTCTACAACAGTTGTAAAAGAAACGATTGTACAAGAAAATGGCAAAGTATTGGCAGATAATGATGAAGGAACACATCGAGCTTATGGCATTCGTTCGGACTATTATGACAACAAAAACAGTAGACCATtaagattgaagaaaaaattgtatgaaTTTTATACAGCACCAATTACAAAATTTTGGGCCAATGCT aTAGCATATATtgtctttttacttttattttcgtattgtATACTTATACAAATGGGCGAACATCCATCGCTAGCAGAAATCTATGCAATTTCTTACATCTGTACATTGGGATGCGAGAAAGTACGCGAAATAGCAACGTCAGAACCGGCAAAGCTCTCACATAAATTTAGCGTTTGGGCCTGGAACATGTGGAATCCTTGCGACGCAGCcgctataatattttttcaaatcggACTTGCTTTGAGATTACGCCATTCAACTTTTGATGTAGGTCGAGTTATATATTGCGTTGATTGTATTTATTGGTATTTAAGAATACTTAATATTCTTGGAGTCAACAAATATTTAG GTCCATTGGTCACAATGATGGGGAAAATGGTAAAAAACATGATATATTTCGTGGTTCTCTTATTAGTTGTTCTCATGAGTTTTGGAGTATCAAGACAAGCTATATTAAATCCTAATGCAGAGCCAAAATGGCGAATAGTCCGTGAT atttttatggAACCTTATTTCATGCTTTACGGAGAAGTGTATGCGGACAATATAGATCCAGATTGTGGAAATGAACCAGGCATGCCGGAATGTCTTCCAGGTCGTTGGATCACACCAGCAGTTATGTCCGTATATCTTTTAGTTGcgaacatattattaataaatttgttaatcgcggttttcaataatatattcaacgaGGTTAATGCCGTTGCACATCAAGTATGGATGTTCCAACGTTTTACGGTTGTGATGGAATATGAACAAAAACCAGTTTTACCTCCGCCTCTTATCGCGGTCTgccatatatatttattagtaaaatatttattgagaCACCTGACGCGAGGTAAAAGGAGTACGGGTGAAACATGCGACAATGGTCTCAAACTATTTCTTGAGGCCGACGATATGGAACGTTTATATGATTTTGAAGAAGATTGCGTTGAGGGATACTTTCGTGAGCAAGAACTCAAATTACAAATGTCTACCGAGGAACGGGTTAAAATTACAACGGAAAGAGTTGAAAATATGCATcagaaaatagaagatattgataaaaaggaaCATACGCAGAATGCTTCGCTTCag GCCGTAGAATTTCGTATTCGCAAATTGGAAGAATTAAGCGAACAAACATTGGCACATCTTGGCGTAATACATCGTTTCATGGCAACTCACATGCCCAACGAAGGATTTCCTACTTTTGATATAGATATTCGTCAACGCAGAGTCTCCGAAAGATCGGATGCTTTTTCAGAGACTGACTCTCATACCCAATTACCTAGTCTAATATTACGACGTAAAAGACTTTTGCGTTCTCAAACAGATGCCACTTTCTTAAACATAGAACAACCATTGGAGGACGATGCCTTGAAGAATTCTGAAACGATAACGTCTCGTGAGAATCTAAGTAGAAACGATTCCTCTGTGAGCATCGTTGATCCTCAGAATGTTCAAGAAGACGTTAAGACTACTGCAAGCCAAGAAAGCGAAGTTAGCAAAGATGTAGGAGAAGTGGaatcgacgataaaaaaagaagtatcatTAGAGAGGGAAGTTAGTAGCGAAGCTCCTGCTTCGGAACCATTGAGACAAGACTCGACCGAACGTCCAATTAGACAAAATAGTAGAACTCGTTCTGAATCCGACGACGTAGTAATGATTCCACCGCCAAATATACAAAGAGGCGTTACATGGGCAGAACCACGCGTTGCAGTGATTCCATCGTCCGTAACTTCGGCCGGTAGTACACAAAGATCTATCCTTTTAGCAATGCGCGCCGAATATACTAGTATTACCGACGAATTAGAAAGTTATTGCGGTCTTCTTAGTCCACCAAGAACCCCACCGGTTTCGCCTCCATTATCAAGGAATAGAAATGTATCGGAAATTAATAATCCTGAGATGGCTTGGCAAATAGAGAATGAACATTTAAGGGATGCCGAGGAATGCGATTATCAACAAATGGAAGATTTAATTCAACGGCGTTACAAAGAGGACGAAGATGAATCCAGTAATCCACCTGAGGACGGTGCTACTGCTAATTTCTTTGCCATATCCAACGAACATCGTCAATTGCGAAGATCTTCTGCGATCGATGAAGACTCTCGTAGACCACCACCTACAATCAGCGTTACCAGAGAGATTGAGCAAACACTTTCACGGCCACCTGCGATAAGAGACGCCGAATCTCCCGATCCTAGCGATAAGAATATGAGTACTGTACCAGCGCCAGCTTCTGAAACTATGTGTTGA